atagcatcaacggtatctgaactaaagtggtgcgccttggccgccatacggcttgccgcatatttggcccgtgaaaatcgttcagcggtaggaagggagtccggatatcgcggtgtattcgctgccgtggcgtggccacgcagtttggcgagcactttggtgccgtcgacaggaaacaagcctgtatcttggaaaccgcttattacgtggccagttgtgaaagccgtttgccagcagcgctaagttaagggaagatatatcagtttaccgctaaattaacctgtagatcgaaaacgacttactcgaatcgcagcaacgaaatctgagcgggtgaacaccggaataccggtgtttatatgctcatgcaggaccgcctgcaactcgtttttcaggtgagtgaacacggatacgtccatgggctgcatataatgcgttgaatgaggcggtaaaataacgatctcgatatcaaatctgaggcaataatcaagtatctccatgccaaagtggccggtaaagccgtcgagaaaaagccacctccaaatacgtgttttggcccgctgtgaatttggatcgattttggccgcagtgcggttcacaaagtcgaatctgacgtcaaagtcatgaccaaaccactctttcaacgtgggagatccgatcgattgcacggcagcaacttctggccacgaataccggttgaaatgctgtatccaggtgagctggatatctccgttggaaaaccccgtttctgaccgcgtaaaaacgataccctcaggcagatccagatcaagccaatcgctcgttggccactttgtgaagatacagaagggcggtagcgactgcccaacagcgttgccaccgcctatcaacgtacaactctcacggttagccggatccgcggtgcgtggcttttcatgcctctttttcgtcacgaccaataccggtatccggccatctctcacaccgattctagtaccacattcgtcagcgttccaggccgctgaagccgtgatcccaagctctaccgcatgagccgccgtgcggcgataccaggcctccacaagatcgatctgttgctcccaactaaggcgagtaatctcgacgggttgttgtttggtaagtcgcagttccgggtgttttttacgccaacggccgtaccagttcatttgaattggaccacagggcggtatacgtgactgacgcatcagattggccgcagatattacgtgttgtgagtcgggatatgcaccaagtttatcaagctgcatgatatacgcaacgagagcttgatcttcagcatcagtcaacaatgaaggccgcccgctgcgctttatcgatatcttaggactgccattgatcaggagattacgagcatgccgctgagtactcgaatacgggtaaccgttccttttacagaacgatcgtagcgattctggcttggatctgccctcccgcgcggtatccgccctactgcggtgagtttcgacatattgggcatacatgcgggctcctaagatagctggagattctggggacgtcatgatataggtatatttgcggtaagtgcaattgtgttgttatggaacgggattacactcggcataagttaaattgttaacgattttctaggtaaaaaactgatgcggggtggcccacggttttttcgaaaatcaaggttttgtaaccccctctttgagggggcccacaacgaacagcccccaagtaggtCTAGTCTTGAAAAAATCGACCAAATCAGTTTCATTATCACAAATTGAAGCAGTTTCAATTCGTGCATTCTTTGCAAATATGCGGCATCAGCTGCCTACTTTCTCGCCTGCTCACGCGACTCTCACTTAAATCAAAGTTAGGTGCTGATGCTTGACCAGGTAAGGTGCTGATTTCTGACGATCCGGCCCAAGAACCCGCGCTATAACCCCACAGCAAGGGTGACACCAAAGTGCCTGCGTGGTCGAACCGCTGATCGCAACCGAACGGCACagattttgttttgtgcctATTTTCATTTTTTCTTGGTTGGCCCTTGATTTTTCGttatcaaaaaaaaaagagttttCCCCTGTTTCGTATGGCGGTTTCTTCTTGGCGCAATGTATGCTCTTGGCTGCTTGGCAGGTAGAATTTTCTCCCCATTCAGTACTTTGCCCGACGGCCATTGCGAGATACTAGCAGGGGGTAGAAGTTCTCAAAGTAACAGAGGCGCAGCCTTTCCTCCCTTGACATTTGACATTGACAAGCGAAGGTTACTTTTGCACGGGCTATTAATCTTAATTTGTGATGAGAAGATTCCCCCATCTCTGGCAAACAAACTTCAGCATTCCAGCTTCCTTTTGACTGCGATTATACTACGAGTATCGCAGGCCTTTGGCCAGCACGTCTCCAATAATAGCTACGCGCAGGGGCAGCCGAATTTTGCCCGAATTGAGTGGAGTCGCGGCTCCCATCTGCTGGCAACACATCCACTTTAAGAAACCCACCAAGATGCCATTCGGCATGACCTACCCCTGGACGCTGGGACCCTTTCTCCAACTCACACGTCGCACGGAGCACGAACGACCCTTGCAGAAGCCCGATGAACTTTTGGTTCATCGTGGTCCACTGCCAAGTTATTGGTTACGCCATTAATCGTGACGTGTTACTCTGCAAAACTGATTGAGCGAAATGAATTATTTCAGAGAGTTTCAATAGCGCCCCCATGCGCTGTTACTGGGATACGTATCGCAGGGCTTGGCAGGTAGAGAGGTTTTCTTTCAGGGGTTTCTTCGGTCACTGCATGGGTTGGCGGGTGTTTGGACGTCTCCTGTTGCAGGGCAACCACTTCCGTCGCCATGTGGTCCAAAACAGCATGAGCAACTTCCGACATACCTAGGGGCCATTTTTGTCCTGGAGCAAACCTCAAACAGCTTTGTTTATATATTAGTATACAAGAATAGCTAGCGAGGAGAACATGAGAGCGGATCAGATGGCCACAGAACTAATTATAATACTTTGTAGTTTTGGGAAACGTTCTCACAAATTGGGTCTGTTGTATAGCCCCATTATCCGGCAATGAACACAGAGTTTTGGTACTTGTGTGTCTTATTGTGAGCCAGTCCCATCAGGTGCGGAGACCAAAGGAGCGGACCGTGATGGAAATTACATTTAcaaaagagggaaaaaatacGTGAAGCTTCTACACACCTTCAAACCAAATACATGTTGCCAATACTCTTCATCAAAAGCCACGCCACGTATGTCAAAGTACGGGGCATCATGCTCTTGACAAACGAAAGCTTCAGGGTGCCAACATGAAGTACTGCCTGCCTAACGCCTGTAGATGTACTCTTTGTCTGGACTATTTCCCAAAAGAAAGCAACAATCATATTAGGTAGCGTCCTGAGCGGCCTGCAAGGCTGATTCCTGCTTGCCGGATTAGAGGTTACCAGCGAAAGTCCATCACTTCGACGACCGTTGCTCGGGGGAAGGAGGCGGCGTGGGAAGGGAGCTCAACTTGGACAGTCATGGCTAGTGTTTGCTGGACTTTTGCTGCTCTCGCTGGTCTCGTTGCTCTTATAATGTCTCGCTCCCCTCGAACTTGCAGTCATGCTACTCTTCTGCCATTGTGAAAGTTGAGGCGCAATTTAGAAGTATGTAGCTCAAACCATGATCCACAGGTGTTTGCGAGGATACGGCCACCAACGTCAGGAAGCTTGAGAGCGTCAACATCCGAGGCTTATCTTTCAGTTTTGAAATCTTTTGATATTTACACCATCCACAATCTCACTTTCCATGTTCTACTCTTGGTCGTTGCAGGCTGTCTCCATGATCTGCTTGAGGGCCCTAGCGGTCCATATCCTCCATAGCTGTGGCCGCAAATTCCTCTTCCATCTTTTGCTCCTTTCTTTTCTGAGAAGTATCACTTCAACTCGCCCTCCTAACATTGGGCGTCCTGAAGTACAATCTGTACGTCATCTGCAGCTGCTTGTACCCTGGGTTGGTAGCGTCAGGCGTTCCCACCATTTTACAACCTCAGTGGTGTGTTGTATGGCATTTTCAATCGACCTTGCGTAGACTAAGATTACATGGGCGCCTCATCGATGGAAATAGCGGAGATCTGGAAGCATGAGGAGACGAATCATCGTTCCCGCTGCCTCATTCCAATCATTCTCGCCAGTTAGTGATTTTGTATCTTTAGCGAAATAAGCAGACTTGTAGTAAAGGCAGGGAAGGATGACAAAGGCCTAATATTGCACCAACATGATGACACTTACCTCCTCGATCTTGGCATCGTTCCTGAAGCCCAAATTTTCCTTTACTTAGTGATAGAGCTGCTCAAAAGAGCCCAATAAAAATAACTTACTAGCCAAGAGCCCCATGATAGGTCATACAACATGATGTAAAACTGATCCGGATCCGGTGTTGGGTAGCCTGTACTGGAATGGGCAGTTTCTGGGGGCTGAATCTTCTCGCCGATAGGAGCCGACATAAGGCGACAATTTTTTGTCAGGCCTACGTGTTTGTGATGCAGAGGCAGGCAGGAGATAGACAGTCATCAAGGAAGGATTTTCAAAAGAAGGCGTTCAAGGTAGAAAGGATAAATGTTGCATGATGGTAGGTACTTGAGGAGCGCAGAGCAAACAAACATGTGAGTGGGGATGGAAGGTCGGcagggtacctaggtaccagaTAGGTCCGTCGGGTAGGTGAACAGGCGTTGAAAATTACTACAGGACATCAGTTTGACTTGAGATTTCCCTGACTGTGAATCAGATTTACCTTATGGCTGTGAGACTGCCTGATCTTCCCAAACACCATGTTTCTCTTGACTGAAAACCTTTCCTGCTCGTTTGCCCCAGGCGCTGGGGCACCGAAGGCCAAGGTCAATTGCAACTCTTCTCTATTTTGCCGTCTTCAATCTGTCCTCCACCAGAATCTCACACCTAACTCAGCCTTCCCACGGTGGCAGGATTTTCAATATACACAGACACCCTTCAGCCTTGGCCACTGGCCATTTCATACGGCCAGAGATCTGTATCGGTGCTCCATGGGCTTGATCATGTATATCTACGAACTGAGCGTCAAATACAGACACGAGCAGACGGTTTACCACTACCACTTTGGGACAGTTCAGACAGACACTGGCTCAGGTCAAACTTTCATGTAAGGTTTGGGACTCTGACCTAGTTTTGAGGCCTCAAATAGCGACTGATGGTTATTGGACCTATGAATAGTTGACCGAGAAGTGTTCCAAGACAGCGGCAATCATCTGCGGTAGCTAAGAACTGCGCATACAGCATCTGATTTGAAGAAGAGGAACTCAATATACCCACCATTCAGGAGGCAATGGATGCCGAGACGGGTGTCGGCAATCCCCAAGAAGTTGAGGCCACAGGAAATATTGGCCATGACCAGCGAGCCGCAGGCCCACAGGTCTCAACATCGCAAACCTTGCCCGGCAGCCTGAAGATATGGACGGCACCGGCAACATTTAGAACCCCTTGGAGTCACCCATTTCCCTTGCCCGGGACAAAAGTGCGGATCTCAAGTTTTTCAACGAATTTGGAGGCTTTGTCACCTTTTTACATGGCGATAGTGAAGGCAATCTGTGCGGAATTCATACCGTCCGACAAAGTCTGCAAAACCAGTTCTCAATCTCCGTGACCGATAAAGAGCTGATTGGTGCCAGCGAACTACAGAAAACCCTGGAAGAAATCTTGGGGATGATCAGGATTTGAGTCGAGATATGCAGGAATCACAGGATCCTCAAGCGGAGCTACTCTTGAACAAGATCTTTGGTATCGACCGACTAGCACAGGCAGCAACCAAGCCAGCCTGGGAGACGGGACACATCATAAACCACACGGGTTACGCTCAAGCGGATAGAAGATGCTTTGAGGTAGTGCATGATGACGGTTCGGAATGCTTATGGATCTATACCACCTCGACGACCGGAATTTCGGGAACGCACATCGACCACTATACCTTGCATTGGCATCATGGCCAACGGATGGCCCGAACCAGTAAGTCTGAATCAAGTTTCAGTATTTTTATATCTGGAAGCTGACGTCTTTATCTATTTCCAGCTTCGCCCACCCCTGCACACACCGAGATGCTATCATAGCACAGCTTGACTTTTTCAGAAAGCTTCACTCAGAATCACCGACATAGAGAGACTCGACCAACCCAATACCAGTGATCAGAAAAGATTTGAAGAGCCCACAGCAGCCGCGCTGTCCACTACCAAGGACTCAGGCGCTGATTCCCAGACCCAATCTACTTGACCGCAGGAGGCTGTCCAGCAGAGTGTCTCTGCGCCTCACATAGACGTGGCTAACTCATATATCACTCCTTCATACACAGTAACTTATCAGATAACTTTCAGTGACCTTTTAACGGCGCCGGCCCTACATCTAGGCCTACTAATCCTGTGAAAGACATGCCGACACCCAATGTGGTGAATTCATATACCCCCCAAGCATTGTGAAGGAAGCAGGGGATGCCAGTGAAGCTGTACCTAGTACAGCTATGCAGAGGGTTGATGAGAACTTCAAGGAGCTATATGGTACCTTAAGCTAACTAGCAACAGTATTTCATTCGAATTCCAGTCATGCAATCGATTTTCCACCAACAATTCTTGCCGGCCTCATTCCTCCAACTCCAAGCCTCGACCTCGTCATACAACTACTTGCTTTCTTTTCAAAGTCCCAGTCAATCCTCAGCTCCCTCAGGCGTCAATAAAGCAAAGACGCTGTGCTACGGGATTCTCAGGATGATTTCGGCACGTTCTCGCAGAGTCTGTCCTGCACGAAGAACGGCAGCCCCGGACGAGGTATCTCAAAGTCGAGAGTACTTCCGGGCTTTTGTTCCCCGCGAACCTGCAGACGGCGACAATTCGGCAGGTCTCTTGAGAGCCGTGGCGAAGCTCAAAGCATGTTCGAAGATTGGATAGAATCCAAGAAAGAGCTGGATGATTTTCCCGAAATCGTGAACCAACGACACGTTGGTTCGAGGACTACCTTTCGGAAAACAAGTGAGGGGAATGCCTGGAGATTTGCTGTGTTTCGTTCCTCAGACTGGGGCAATACAAGTCATGTCGTATTTGAGATTTCCGGGCAGCACTGTCTATATGCCCCCCTATGTATGAATTCtccgttttgttttggtACGTACTTTCTACTGTAACAATATACCGCCTCACGCTCTTTGCACTACTCACAGGCTTGTAATTTTTTACAGCTTATACAAGCCCCAAAAGAttctccctctctctctgcttttttttttctttttctcttcttttgcttccCATCTGGTGCTCCGGCTCTCAACCTAGCTGTAATCGGCGATAAACCCGGATACCGGCAATCGCCCGGCATACACCCCGCGATCCGCCCCACTTTTATTCAAGCTACTCGAGCAGTACCTTATTTAATGCACACGTGAACGCACGCGATTAGCTGAACTGTTGTTTTGGAGAGTCATGTCTTGGATCGAGTAGCGACATCTAGGCCTCGAGCGTGTCACCGCTTTATACGTGGGCACATTATTGAGTCAGCCACTGTAGGTCAGGTGATCCGTGCGTATCTATCATGCAACAGTAGATCTTCACCTTTGTCCAGCTGTTGCTCACCGTTCAGGGGCTGCTCAGATGCTGTTCAGTTTGCTCGGGGATTTCCCACTCTTTAATCAAACCCAAATCGCCCTTTTTGTAGGCTACTCAGTCCATCTGCCGTTTCAGTAGGACGGCGATTGACCTGGACAAGTGTTCTTCCTGACTGTGCAGCGGTTTTTTTCCCCACACGGAAGCCAGTCTCAAATGAATCAAAGCCGATTCCTCGCAGACATTGGCCCCACACGGGCAAATTACTTACTCATTGGTTGATATTAGAAACATGGCTCAGAAGCTCGTATACCACGTATTATTCTCCGGACAAGAACTGCGAATGACTCTAGATATGATGTGCCCAAATGTTCTCGTATCGGGAGCAAATTATGACAGACTGCCGAACAAAGGGCGCATTTTGCCCAGACGTGTACTCTCTGCAGATGCGTGGTAATTATGCACAATCTTTGTTCGCGACAGGTTTGCATCGAATATCGAATTTGGCATTCATTCGTCAATGTTGTTGGCAGTAATTAAGATTGCACATGTACTCTTATCGTCGACCATTATCTCTTGCAATGTGACCTCGCGCATGTGCACGGTGTCGTCATGGCCCACAAAATATCAGGACCCTGTTGCTGTACCAGGTCGGACCTATGCTGACTTCTGGTAACGGGCAGCCCTGCCGACAGGCCACCAGCTATTAACAACCAGCCGTTCGTTCACGGAGCCGGCCAGTGATTGGATCTGCGCTCCCATGTGATGGGCTAACCTTGATGCGCTATTACGCCGCGACAACCTTGGCAGCCGCTGGCGACTTGGCAGGCTCCGGGATGCCAGGAAAGAGTGATCCCGAAGGCAGAAATAGCAAGTATTTTCAGCAAAGCTCGCAGTAAAATCAGGACACGCCATCGGGCGCTGCCCAAACTGCGCCGCTACCTACCCCGGAGACGATCCTACCACAAAGCCACAGCCGTCCCCATACCGTATTGTTCACGTGCCGGGGTTGGCCCCCCACATCTCGTGCCATTAATTCAACAAGGGACGCTTCGTCGTGCATCGGGAGGTAGGTTTCCCCACTCCTCGGCTAGCCGGGATATACCTACAGATTAAACTACCGGTCTGTACAGGTATCAAGTAAGTACCTAGCGCGTTGCATAAATAATACAACTTTGATTTGGCCAGGACGCTACCCAGGCGACAGGACGTTGGTTTCTTTCccttcctttttgttttctgtaGATTCTCTTTCTCGAATATACAACAAATATATGAGAATCATTTTTTGCCAAATCAGGAGATTTGGTCGCGAACGCATGGACTTGCTTCTGTAAATTATATCCTGGACATTGCCCCGGTCAAACCACGTTACACAGTCAATGCAGCCAACCCCTACAGAAACCTTAGATCCCAGCTAACCGTAAAAATAGCAACGTCACCCGCGTCATTCTAGaccgcgccgccgctgctgcttgtGTTAAAAGGAGAGGCCAACCTGCCCTCTAGCAAGTTAGCGTGTCTGGTCCAGTAGCGCGACCCTGCCGCGAGAGTCGCAGCAAAAGTTTTCTTAACAATctttatatatattttttttgtcctctcGCGAACCGTCGTCCCAAGAGTTCAATTGGCATTTTTGGGTTTCTGCACGTCCGCCCGCCTCCTCGCAGGGCCGCACCCGCCATCCCGTCCCATCTCTCGACCCGGCACACAACAAACGTCTCGACATGGCGGCTCGTGACGAGGCACAGCCCTCATTCATCTCACGTCTGCCGTTCTTTGGCGGGCGCAAAAAGAATGTCCCTCCCAGGGACTCCCACGAATCCGAAACAGACGAAGCGCCGTCCAACGCGCCGCCCAAATGGAGTTTTGGCGTGCTGAATGACAAGAAGACAATCGAAGTTCCAGGTGAGGAACATTCCAAAGTTGCccgccaaggccaagagGCCCAAAGATagagcgagaaaaaaaaaccccccgaaAAAAACCACATGTCCTAACCGCGATCCGCACTCCACTTCCCCAGGCTCCGTACTGCTTCTCGCGGACCACAAAAACGAACCGCTGGGTCTCCGCAATGCGCCCGCCCGGACATCCCACTCCTCCTTCCCAACAGCCAACTTCCCCGAGCCACACCCGCCGGCCGACGTGAAAAAGAAGACGACCGACGGCAAGATCATCCTCGAGCCGCAGCCCGAAGACGCGCCCAACGACCCGCTCAACTGGCCGAAATGGCGCCGAGACGCCGCCCTGCTCTCCATCGGCCTGTACTGTatggtcggcggcgggcagACGTCAGTCCTGGCCGCTGGTTTCACCGACATCGCCAGGGACTATGGGGTCCCAGTACACTCGGTCTCCCTGACGGTAGGCCTTTATATGATGGGTATGGGGATTGGCTCGGTTTTCGCGTCGCCTACGGCCATCTTGTACGGCAAAAGGCCCGTTTACCTCGCGAGTGCCATCCTTTTCATCGTCACTTCGGTCTGGTGCGCGCTGTCGCCTAGCTTCCCTTCCCTTGTGGCGGCGAGGGTTTTCCAGGGCATCgccgtcagcccggtcgaaTGTTTGCCTTCTGCGACGGTTGCCGAAATCTTCTTCCTCCACGAGAGAGCCTATCGATTGGGCATCTAcacactgctgctgctgggcggCAAGAACTTGATCCCGCTGGTCAGCGCCGCCATTATTCAGTCGCTGTCATGGCGCTGGGTGTTTTGGTAATTAACCCCTTCTTCCCCCCACTGTCCCGATACGCCAACATCGGAGGCTAACTATCATGCACAGGGTCGTTACTTTTGTCGTCGCCTTCTGCGGCGTCCTTCTCTTCCTGTTCGTCCCGGAGACGTTTTGGGAGAGAGTGCCGCATCCCAAGCCAAAGACCCCGTCCAGGCCGGGCCTGTTCAAGCGGATATCGTCGAGATACGTCCACCAGCACAAACCGGCGGAGCGCCCTGCCACGGCGCATGCGGCTCCCACGACCACGCCGTCTGAAGCGGCAAGCCCCGACAAACGCCATGATCACCACGTCATGTTTGCGGAGACTACCGAGACGAGCAGTAACAACCACGGCGTCGAGGGCTCGCCCGAGGCGAAAGCCGACGACCAGCATCTCGGGGACAGCAACAAGTCAGAGGCGTCCGAGACTCCCAGTTCAGAGGACGAGAAGCAGCGGAAGCCGGCCATGCCGTCCCTCGACACACAAAATGTGGACCGAGAGGGAGCCAACCAAGTCCCAGTCTCGGCCCACCCAAGGCTTGAGAGCAACACCCAGTCCTCGCCCGTGGTCGGCGGCAATGTGTTCGCCCCCATGGACCCCGAAAAGCGACAGCAGCAGGACAAGGCCACGGCCAACGTCTACTCGAACCACTGGCGTGAGCGCGAAGCCAAGTCCTTTGTCCAGCAGCTCCGCCCTTGGCACGGCCGGCTCAACAATGACCGGTGGCTCAAGGTCGCATTCCGCCCGTTTGTCCTGTTCAGCTACCCGGCCGTTCTCTGGTCGTCGGCCATGTACGCGTGCTCGGTCGGCTGGCTGATCGTCGTCTCCGAGGCGGTGGCTGTCATCTACCGTGAAAAGTACTACAACTTTGACGCGCTCGGAGTCGGTCTCGTCTACCTCTCGCCCTTTATCGGCGGCGTTCTAGGCACGGCAGTCGCGGGCAAGGTGTCGGACATTTTCGTCAAGGCCATGTCCCGGCGCAACGGCGGCCTGTACGAGCCCGAGTTCCGGCTCATCATGGCTCTCCCCATCGGCATCACGACCGTCATGGGATTGATGGGTTTTGGCTGGAGCGCGGAGGAACGCAACAACTACATGGTGCCGACCGTTTTCTTCGGCATCATCAGCTTCGGCTGCTGCTTGGGCAGCACGACGTCGATCACCTTTTGCGTCGACAGCTACCGGCAGTACGCGGGCGAGGCGCTCGTCACGCTCAACTTTGCAAAGAACATCCTGCACGGGCTCGTGTTTAGTTTGTTCGTGACGGAGTGGCTCGAGCACGACGGCGCCAAGTCCGTCTTCATCTGGCTGGGCGTTATAcagctggtggtggtggcgtttGCCGCGCCGCTGTTCGTCTACGGAAAGAGGTGCCGCATGTGGACGGTGCGCAACAACTTTATGGAGAAGTTTTAAAAGACAACCAATACACAGGTATGATATGCTGGACATTGGGGCACTGGTCATCGCACCCAGGCAGTCCACGGATGAGCCGACATCTGTTGGCCCCTGGACTAGCTGTCGATAGACCCTGTCTACAACAGAACCTGCGGGGACAATGGCGTTAGCTGGTACAACAGCCAAAATATTTGCCGGGTTCACGGAAACTCGCCTTTCGACATCACCCGCCTTTGGTACGGGAAATGAACGCACAGTCAAGCAGAGGACATGCTTGTCAGGTGTGAAATTGAACTAGATTGCCGATCATCGAGTTAGATTCCTTTTTGGCCCTGGTCCTAGGTCTAGACCTAGAGCAATTTAATCATATGGTTGTGGGGGAGAAGGGATCCATGTATATTAGCCCCAGAATTATGGAGCAAGGTAGATACCCAGGAGGACGGCATTTTGCATGGGTGGGTGGTTCTTTAAGCGATTGTCATTTCTATTATAAACAAGCGTGCTGCGATTAAGACGTCTTTATATCAACATCGGCGGGGATTTTGACTTTCTATATGCTATGCATAACTTTAAGCCATAACCCTGGCGACGTACATGCCAAGACTCAAGTGACGAGATTTCCTACAAGGCCAGGTCTAGTCTGAGCACTGAGACTAGCCTTCGGTCGTGATTGCATAAAATGTCAAGGATGTAATGCACTCACCTGTTGGCAGGATGAAGAAATGTCTATTATATCTAGTTTTGTTTATGTTGAGGTTAATTAAACAATGCTGGCGCTGTAAATAAACCAAATATCGAAGTGGTGCAGGGGAGATGCGCGACGTCAACTAATCTAGTGCATATCTCAACAGTTTTCTACAAAATACAAAAGAGAGTAGCCGAAACAATACATCGATTATACGAATGCTGATTATCTTTGTCATGCTAACCTCAGCCGAAAAGTTCCATTAGCACCTTTGCAATAGCTTTTATGCTGGAATCGTCAGAGAGCATTCGGTAGTGGTCGATGGCCTGCAAGCACCGCACGCGCATGCTGGGGATAAATTTATCGAACCCGTTAGGACTCGCACACTCGCCACCACAGTTGTCGCGCGCAGCAGCCGAGGGCGCCGCTGTTCCCTGCGAGCTGGAGGGATTGCAGCATAACTTCACCAGGCAAACTTTGCAGCCAGAGCCCATTGGACCCGGCACGCATTCGTCGCAGAGGCGCATGTTGTGGCGGCTCTGGCTCAGGACATTCCTCCGATGTACAGCCATCTCGTCTCCCTCATCAATCTCCAGGGCTCTTATTTGCTTGATGGTTTCCTCACTGGGCAGCTCGAGGTACCGCTCCAAAGCTTCATCCGGGAATTGTTCGTAGTCTTTCGGGGGGCGCGGGCGggcgtcggcgtcgaccATGACGATTTGCACCCGATGGCCACGTCCGAGAAGCTCTCGCGCAATCTCCCAAGCAAGGGTCCCAGAAAATGAATAGCCAAAGAGCAGGACGGGCTCCGGATCATTTTCCTTGCCTAAACTGCGTCGGTGATGaagaagtagtagtagtagtagtagtagtagtat
This DNA window, taken from Pyricularia oryzae 70-15 chromosome 6, whole genome shotgun sequence, encodes the following:
- a CDS encoding MFS transporter → MAARDEAQPSFISRLPFFGGRKKNVPPRDSHESETDEAPSNAPPKWSFGVLNDKKTIEVPGSVLLLADHKNEPLGLRNAPARTSHSSFPTANFPEPHPPADVKKKTTDGKIILEPQPEDAPNDPLNWPKWRRDAALLSIGLYCMVGGGQTSVLAAGFTDIARDYGVPVHSVSLTVGLYMMGMGIGSVFASPTAILYGKRPVYLASAILFIVTSVWCALSPSFPSLVAARVFQGIAVSPVECLPSATVAEIFFLHERAYRLGIYTLLLLGGKNLIPLVSAAIIQSLSWRWVFWVVTFVVAFCGVLLFLFVPETFWERVPHPKPKTPSRPGLFKRISSRYVHQHKPAERPATAHAAPTTTPSEAASPDKRHDHHVMFAETTETSSNNHGVEGSPEAKADDQHLGDSNKSEASETPSSEDEKQRKPAMPSLDTQNVDREGANQVPVSAHPRLESNTQSSPVVGGNVFAPMDPEKRQQQDKATANVYSNHWREREAKSFVQQLRPWHGRLNNDRWLKVAFRPFVLFSYPAVLWSSAMYACSVGWLIVVSEAVAVIYREKYYNFDALGVGLVYLSPFIGGVLGTAVAGKVSDIFVKAMSRRNGGLYEPEFRLIMALPIGITTVMGLMGFGWSAEERNNYMVPTVFFGIISFGCCLGSTTSITFCVDSYRQYAGEALVTLNFAKNILHGLVFSLFVTEWLEHDGAKSVFIWLGVIQLVVVAFAAPLFVYGKRCRMWTVRNNFMEKF